The Pseudomonadota bacterium genome segment GAGCACGCGCCTCGCGAGCCCCGACGCCCGGGCGGGCGCAGCGAACGCTCCCCTCGCTTGGACCCTATCCGATCGTCGCTCGCCCATTTCAAGCTCCACGCGCGTCTTCATCGCGTCGTCCAAAGGAAGTGCCGTGAGAGGTTCCACCCCTGCGGCGCTGCCCGCGTGAAGCGTGGCTGGCGAACCCAGCGCTCAAAGGCCTCGCGCGCGTTCGAACCCACGGCTGCGATCGTGGGCGGGTCGACGAGGTTCTCCACCCGCGTGCCGAGGTCAGGATGCTCCCACCACTGCGTACTGTAGACAATCAGAACGCCGCCATGCGGCGGCATCGCCCGGGCGATCGACGAGTGAAGCTCGCGCAGGCAGGCGCGCAAGCGCCACGCGATCAGGCCCTTGTTGATCAACTCTAAAACAAGGGGCGCAAGCTCGATAGCAGCGCCCAGGGAACTGCCATGCCCGGCTCCGCCACTACCCTGGCTGTAGTGCCGAGCAGGCGTGAGAACATGGTAGCGAAGCAAGGGTGTTTCACGGCCCATCTCTCCATCCTCCCGCGGACCACTGCTCACAGCGACCCGCTCTGTGGCGCGAGGTATCGTCAGATCGGCTGGCGTGGTTGCGGATCGGCCAAGAACCCGCGCCTGGCCAAGAACCCCCAAGCGCGCTCACCCGGGTTGAGGATTGGGCGCGGGTTGAGGATTGGGCGGAGGGTTGAGGATTGGGCGGAGGATTGGGCGCGGAGGATTGGGCGCGCGGGTTGAGGATTGGGCGCGGGAGCCTTAGCGCCCCAGCAGGATCCGCCGGAGTGGCGCCAGGGCGGCCTGGGTCTCCTCTGGGCCGGCGGCGGGATCGGTGACGGCGCCGACGATGCTGTGACCAGCCTTCGCCGCCCGGGCGCTGGCGGCTGCGAGCGCGTCGCGCATGGCGGGGGGCGCGGCGGCGTGGTCGAGGTGCGCGGCCATCAGCTCAGCCACCACGGAGCGCCAACGCTCGCTGATTGCGTCGAGGTGCCCTGCGCCGCGCAGCAGCACCAGCGTCCGCGCGGCCAAGGTTGGATCGTAGAGACGGCCCGCTTGCACCTCGGCCACGACGTTGCGCGAGGGGCAGAGACCGTCCGCTTCGCCGACGAAGGTCAGCGTCGGCACCAGCTGCGGCGCGGAGGGCCAGCGGTCTTCGCGCACGCGGGCCACGAGATCCGCCAGCAGGCCGTCCGGAAGCCGATGAAGGGCCTGCGCCAGCTCGAGCAGCTCGCCGGCGCGAAAGGCCTCCGTTCCCGGCAGGCTGAACCCCAGTGGCGCCAGCAGGTCGTAGGTGCCCCCCACCGCGGCGGTGCTCGCCTGCTGCATCCAGCGCAAGGGCCATGCGGCGCGGCCCAGCGCGGCCCAGGCCTGGCTGAGCGAGGCGATCGCGCCAGCGCCGGCGTTGAGCCACCGCGCGCTAACATCCGGGTCGGCGCGCATGCCCCAGCGCAGCATGGCGTCGAGGTGGGGATGGCTGCCGTTGAAGGGTGGCGCCAGCGCCGCGGCCCCGGAGACGAAGGGGTCCCGCTCCGCGCCCACCGCATGCACGAGGCTCGCGCCGAGCGACAACCCGGCGAAATGGACAGGCGTGTCGGCGGGCACGCCGAGCTCCCCTTCCAGGTTGTGGGCGACGTAGCGCACCAGCGCGTGCGCCGCATCGGTTACGTGTCCATAGTCGAGCGGTCCCGCGCCGTGATGCGAGGACCCGAAGCCGAGCTTGTCGAAGGCGACGACGTACGCGCCTGCTTGCGCCAGCGCGCGAGCCAGCGGCCGCAGCAGGTCTGCCTGCGTCATCACGCCGGAGGCGGCGACGTACACTCGGTGACCCGCCGACCGCTCCGGGCCGACCAGCCAATAGCGCATCGTGTACGAGCCGCGCGCGCCGCTCACGTCTACCGTCCGGCGCTCGAACTCGGCCGCTCGGCCCCAGGCCACCGAGCCGAGCGCCAGCGACCCCAGCAGCACCAGCGCCCAGGCCAACCACGCCCGCGCCGCGTCAGCGCAACGTCGCCGCGTGTGCTCCGAGTTCGGCATCGCCACCCCCACCGCTGTCACCCGATCGTCCTCGTCTCCGCGCGCCTAGTCGCTGCCCACCACCTCGCTCAGCGGCCGTCGCCGCCGTCGGTAGTGCACCCGCGCTGGGCGCTGTGGACCGACCACCAGCCCCGGCCCATCGGGCGCGGGGTGTTCGTCGAGTAGCGCAAACTCGAACGCGCGCAACCAAAGGCTCCACAGCGCCTTCACCTGCATCAGCGCGAAGTGCTTGCCGAGGCAAGCGTGCCGCCCACCGCCCCAGGTGATCAAGCTGAAGGGACGCTGATCCTCCTGCCGCGGCGCGGCAAAGCGTTCCGGATCGAAGCGCTCAGGATCGGTGAAGGTCATCGGATCGCGGTGCGAGACCGCCGGCGAGACCACCAGCAGCTGCCCGGCCGGCACCAGGTATTGCTTGTAGGCGATGTCCTGCAAGACATTGCGCATCAGCAGCACCAGCGGCGGCCGGAGCCGACCGGCCTCCAGCACCACCTGCTCGAGCAAGGGTAGCCGCTGCAGCGAAGCGAAGCTGATCGCGCCATCGTCTCCATGCACGGCGAGCTGCTCCTCGAGCAACGCCGGTAGGTGGTGTGCGTGCTGCAGCAGCAGCACCCCGGTCCAGGCCGCCAGCGCCGCGCTCGTGCGGTGGCCAGCGAAGAGCACCGTCAGCAGCAGGCCGCTGATCTCGTCCTCCGTCAGCGCGCGCCCATCCTGGTAGCGCGCCGTCATCAAGGCCTGCAGGAAGTCATCCTCTTCGGCCCGCCGAGCCCGCCGCTCAGCGATGATCCGCTCGATCAGCTCGACCATCCGCGCCCGCGCCTGGTCGCGGCGCCGAAAGAGCGGAATTGGCAGATAGGGCGCGAAGAAGGCCAGCGGGGACAGCGCGCGCTCCATCTCGCGATAGAGCGTGCTGATCTCCGCGCTCAGATGCTCGCGAAACTCCCTTCCGAGCAGGCAACGACTGGAGATCGCCGTCGTCACCTCGGTGCACGCATCGACCAGATCGACCACGCCCTCCTCGGCCCAGGTCGCGAGGTGCTCCAGCGTCTCGGCGGCCATCTGCTCGGCATAGCCGTGCAGCTTCTCCTCGCGCAGCGCCGGCATGAGGAAGCCCAGCTGCTCGCGCATCACCTCGGGCTCGGCGTCGTAGGCGATGCCGCGGCCGAAGATCGGCACGGTCATCCGGTAGACCTCGCGCGGGCTGAGCTGGCTCTCCGGCGCAGTGAAGAAGACCTCGTTGGCCTCCGGCCCGATCAGCACCGTCGCCGTGCGTCCCGCCAACGAGAGGTTGAAGATCTCCCCATGCTCGCGGAAGCCGCGCATCATCAGCTCGATCGGCTGGCGGCCGAACTCGACCACATGGCCGACGTAGGGCAACCCACCGCTGACCTGGTGCGGTGTCTTGGCCCGCGATGCCGGCAGCACCTGCCCCGCCAGCCGTTGTGTCAGCGTCCTCAGGTTCTCGAGCACGGTTCGCCCCCCGCGCCGCTGTTGAGCGTGGCGCCGGCCAGCCGCACATAGCGTCCCAGCGCCCAGAGCGGCATGACGTCGCGGTAGTTGTCGTAGTGGATCATGCACGTCCGGTTGAAGACCCCGGCGATGGCCTCCTGCGGCCACCCACCGTCCGCGCGCTGGCGCGCAAGCAACAATGCGACGCCGCGCTCCGCCGCCGCGCGGTAGGTCGCGCTCTCCGGCGCACCATGCTCGGCCGCAGCCAGCAGCGCGAGCACTGCCCAGGCGGTCTGCACCGCCTGGGTTTGTGCTTCCTCGACCCAGCGCTGCTCGACGCAGGAGCGGTAGCTCTCCCCCCAGCCCCCATCGGCGCGCTGCTTGCCGAGCAGGAAGGCGCAGGCGCGGGTGATCGCCGGGCTGGCCGCCGACACGCCAGCCGCCAACAGGCCTTCCACGCCGAACCAGGTGCCATAGGTGAAGCAAATGCCCCATCCCCCGTACCAGCTACCGTCGGCGCGCTGCCGCCGATGGATCAGCTCGGCGCCACGCGCCAGGGCGCGGGCCAGCTCGGCCGCGCGCTCGGCGGGTCGCTCTCGTCGATAAAGCGCGAGCCCCTGCACGCAGGCGCTGGTGCACTCGACGTAGGAGTGCCCGACCATGATGTCGCCGAAGATCTCCGCCGGGTTGAGGCGTTCGAGCCAGGCCGGCCCGCGGGCGCGCTCGTACTCCGACCAACCCCCATCAGCGTTCTGCTGCTCGAGCAGGCGATCGACGGCCAGGCGCAGCCGATCGTCGTCGAGCGGCCGGTCGACCCAGGGCGCGCAGCGCAGCGCCACCTTGAGCCCCTCGGCGGTGCAGTCGCTCACCGTCCAGCCCTGCTCGGCGGTGGAGAAGGGCCAGGCGCCCGCCGTCGCGTCGCGGAAATGGCGCTCACGCTCGGGCACATCCTGACGCACCTGGTTGGCGTCGAGAAAGGCATGCGCGCGCTGCAGCACCTCGCGCGACGGCCCGGCTTGCGTGGCCAAGCCACTCTCGAGCAAGGCCTGCATCGCGAAGGCCGTATCCCAGAGCTGTGAGCCGTTGTAGCCTTGCATCTTCATGCCATCGGCGCCGTCCCAGAGGTAGTCATCGATCCGCTCGAGATGGCGCTGAAACGCCGCCGATTCGGGATCCGCGAGCCAGACCGCGACGAGGTGCAAGGCCTTGCTCACTGGACCGATGGTCAGGTAGCCCGTCGATTCATCCTCGCGGCGAATCTGATCGGCGACGAAGGTCAGGGCGCGCTTTCGCAGCAGCGCCGAGGGCCGTCGCTCGTGGAGGCGCAGCACGCGCTGCAGCCCGCGGAGGGTCGGTGTCAGGGGCTGGTAGAGGTCCCCGCTGGCGACCTTCTCGCGCAGCGCCCGCCAATCGAGCGCATCCCAGGGCCGCGTGAAGAGCTCGTCGCGCAGCTCCGCCACGAGCGGCGTTTGCGGCCCGGTGAAGCGCCGGCCATAGAGGTAGCTCATCGGCAAATAGACGGCTCGCGTATGACACCAGAGCCGGCTCGGATGAAGCGGGAACTGCCGCGGCAGCAGCCACAGCTCCGGCGGCACCGGCTGCACGCCCTCCCAGCGGTAGACGCCGAGCAGCGCCAGCCAGAACTTGCCCCACGAGGGCACGCCCTCCGCGCCGCCCTGCGCCAGCAACCATGCCCGCGCGCGACGCAGGCGCTCCTCGCTGCGCGGCACACCGAGCAGGCGCAGCGCGACGTAGTTGAGCGCCGTGCCGAAGACCGTCGCCGGCGAGGCGATGTGCAGGCCCCAACCGCCCACTTGCGTCTGCGTATGCCAGAGATAGGCGGTGATGCGCCGACGCCGGTGCTCGGAGAGCGGCGTGCCCGTGACGTAGAGCGCGATCAGCAGGCCGGGGAGCAGGAAGAGGGGTCCGCCGTAGTCGCCGGGCCAGTGGCCATCGGCGGCCTGCCGCGTGCCGAGCTGTGCCACGCCACGGTCCAGCGCCGCGCTCGCGCGCTCGACCAGCGTTTGCGGCCGTGGCTTGGGCGACCCCTTGGGCGCCTCGGCGATAAGCATCGATCGGGCTCCTCTACCTAGCGATTGCCGCGTACTCTAGCACCACCCCTAGTGAGTTTGGGTGCGCAGTATGGCTGGGGTGTGGTTAGGGTGTGGTTAGGGTGTGGTTGGGGTGCGGGGGCTGCGGGAGCGTGAAGGCTCGGTCACAGCGCGACCAGGGCTCGCCGCGCCGTGCGCCCAAGGCGAGGCGCGCCAAGAGCCTCGATGCGGCGAGAATCATGGGTCGATTTCTCGCGAGCGCCGAGGATCTCCCCGGGCCGCGAGAATGCTGGCACGATGCGTGCTCAGCCAGCGAAGGGCAGCACGGCTGCCAAGGTTGTTGGCCGCAGGTCAAAGGAGGTCGATCATGCAGCTTCGTATCGTCGCGCGCGCGGGTTGGTTACCGCTCGCGCTCCTCGCCCTGCTCCTCGCCACCGCCGCAACGGGCTGCATCGTCGAAAGCGACGGCCCGGTGATCACCGATCGCGGCGGCCCCTATCTCGCCGACCTCGAGGTCAACTGGACGCTCCTCGGTTCCGACGCACCGTCGCGTTGCGCCGCCTATGACATCGACCGCTGGGTGATCCATGCCAGCGGGCCGGAGGAGCGCGAGACCGTGCTGGGCTGCGTCGAGGACGACTGGACCACGGCCAACGACTTCTTTGGTCTGCCCGAGGGCAGCTACGAGCTCACGCTTACCGGCATTGACGACTTCGATGTAGCGGTCGTCGAGACCGGCGTGCGCACGCCACTGGTCGACGACGGCCGCACGCTGGTGCTCGATATCGATCTTCTCAGCGAGGATTTCCTGCCGTAGCTTCCGCTGCTGAACGCTGCCGAGCGAGGCCCTTCCACGCGGAGCGGTCGCGATCGGGACGTTGAACCGAGCGGGCCGCCCGCCCCCTTGCCACCCAGCTTGCCCCAGGGGAGAAACGTGACGACCCAGATCCTCGTGCTGCTGATCTGTAACCTCGGCGGCGCTGGCACCGCCGACCAGGCGGGCCCCGTCGTCGCCAAGTTCTTGCGCCACTTCGAGCAGAGCGGCGGCTGGTCCGCCAACACGCTGCGCGGCGTCTACGAGACCGAGGCTGCGGGCTGCGCGGCGGCCTATCGGCGTGATACGCCGAAGCTGCTCGTCGCCGACCTGCCGACCTACCTCGCGCAGCGGCGCGCCTGGGGCCTCCGGCCGCTCGCCCACCTCGGGCCGGCCCAGTCCCAGCGCTACTACCTGCTGGTGCGCAGCGGCGGCCCCCGCTCGCTCGCCGCGCTGGCGAAGCAACCGATCGTCTCGCTGCTCAGCGACGCGCGCTTCATCGCGCGCATCGTGCTCGGCGGCAAGCTCCGCGAACAGGAGCTGCTCCTGCGGCCGATGACGCGCCCCCTGCAGGGGCTGCGCGCCTTGGCGCGTGGTCAGGCCACGGCGGCGCTGGTCGACGAGGCGACCTATCGTTACCTCGATCAACTACAGCTCGAGGCCAAGCTCGAGTCGATCTACGCGTCGCCCGAGCTGCCGGGGCTGACGCTGCTCTTGAGCGGCAAGGATCGCGGCCATGCGCTCGAAGGGCGCGTACGCCGCGCGCTGCCGCAGCTCTGCCGGGGCGCGGGCGCCGAGCTGTGCAAGACCTTCGCCGTCCCCGCCTTCGTCGCCGCCGTACCGGCCACGCTGCGGCGCTTCGAGGCCGCCTACCGCTGAGGTCGCGGCGCGCTGCCGGCCCACCGGCGCCACAGCGCGCGCAGGCGCCGCCCGCCAAGCCCGAGCAGTCGCCCGGGCATCCCGCGGACCCAGCCTGAGCCCTGGCGCATCGCCCCCAGCCGGTAGCCGCTGCGCGCGGCCTTGCGCTCACTCGCCGCGTGGTCATAGCGCAAGCGGCAGAAGGTCAGCACGGCGCGCGCGGAGTCGAAGAGCGCCAGCTCGGCCCAGCGGTCGCCGGCGACCTTGCGCGCAGCATCGAGCGCTCCCGGGTTGATGAAGTAGATCGCGTTCGGCGCCGGCGGCAGGGTGAGCTCGCCGGAGGGCGCCAGCTCGATCACCTGCGGGCCGACGCCGCGGTAGAGCCGGGCCCGATGCGTGTGACCAAAGAAACAAACGGTCGCGCCCGCATGGTCCTGTTGCAGCAGGCGCTGGTTCTCGCGCACGTCATCAGGGGTCCAGAGGTAGCGCTCGACATCGTCGACGCTGCCGTGGGTCAGGAGCAGGCTGGGCTCCGGCGCGTAGGTCGTGGGCAGCGCGTCGAGCCAGGCCCGGCTGCTGGCGTCGAGCGCGCGGCGCGTGCGGCGCAGCGCATGCGCCGCGATCGTCGAACAACGCGCGAGGCCGAGCGCGCCGACGGCGATGCGATCGTGGTTGCCAGCGATCGTCGTGATGCCGCGCTGGCGCAAGATCGCCACGCAGGCGTTCGGATCGGCGTTGTAGCCCACCACGTCGCCCAGGCAGAGGATCGCGTCGACGCCGCGGCGGTCGAGGAAGGCCAGCGCCGCCTGCAAGGCCTCGAGGTTACCGTGGAGGTCGGCGATTACCCCGTAGCGCGCCATCGGTCCCAGCTCCGGCGCAACCTGCCGCGGGCGAAGTCCGCCGCCCACGCCAGCGCGGGTAGCGGATCGTCCCAGGCGAAGGCCTCGAAGATCAGCGGTCGCTCGGCCAACGAACGCAGCCACTGGGCGGCGGAGAGCTCGCCGCTCGCCTGCAGCTCGCGAAAGGCCTTGTAGTCGCGATAGGCGCTGACCCAGCGCCGGCGCGGCGCGCTGGCCATAGGCGCGGTGCCTGGCTCGCCGCCGGTCAGATAGCGATGGGCGATCGCGGGCAGGTTCACGCCATGGACGGCGCCGAGGTAGTGCCAGAGACTCGAGCGCGCGTTGACCTCGAGCATGTAGTAGGCGTCGCTGCGCTCGTCTTGGATCAGGTCGATCTTGAAGGGCCCACAGAGGCCCAGCCGCGCGACGAGTGAGCGGCCGAGCGCGGCCAGCGCTGGGCGCTCGACCAGCTCGATCAGCGCGCTCTCGCCGATGGTGCGCGGGTAGGTGCGCACCTTGCGGCCGCAGAACCAGGCGAGCAGCTCGCTTGCCGCGTCGGCGAAGCCGTGAAAGGAGAAGAGGCGCGCCTCACCGCCCGGGATGTACTCCTGCACGACGAGCGCATCGTGATGGCGGCGAAAGATCGGATCGGCGCGCAGCGCGGCCGCGTCGCGAAAGGTCCGCGCCTTGCCGGTGCCGCCGAAGAGCTCGCGCTGCATCGCGGCCCAGTCGACCTTGCGCTTGGGTTTGATCAGCAGCGGGGGGCGCAGGTCGTCGAGGTGTTGCGCGAGGTCTTCAGCCGTCGCCAGCGTGCGGGGCGTCAAGAGCCCGCGCTCGCGCGCCAGCGCGGCGAAGCGCCACTTATCGAGCAGCGCCTCGCCCAGGCCATCGCTCTGCAGCAAGAGCGAGAAGCCCGTCGCGAGCCGCTCGCGCTGGGCGTAGACGAAGCTCTGGCTCTCGTCGCTGCCGTAGAGCACGGGCAGTCGCCTGCCGTAGCGCGCCACGTAGGGCGCAGCCGCTTCGACCAAGAGCCGGGCCGAGAGGGCCGCCGCGCCGCCCTCGAGGCCGGGGAGCGGCCAGAAGTCGACGACATGGCGTGAGTGCCGCGCAAGATCGCGGGGGTCGGTCGAGGCCAGGATCGCCGGAATTCCCGCGAGCGCCAGCGGACGCACGAGGGCCATATCGCCGAAGACCACGGCGGGGACGACGGCCTTCGTGGTCATGCGCCGTCCTCGGCGCCGTCCTCACTCCCGCGCGCCGACGAGCTAGCGGTGGCGGATTCTGGCGCGCCCGGCCCGCCGCGCTCGCCCCCGTGCCAAGGACGCGGCTCGGCGGCGGCCCAAGCCGCAGCCCGCCGCAAGTGCTCGCGCAGTCGCGGCTGAACGACGCGGAGGCGCACGAGCCGTCGGGTGGCCAGCCCGAGCTGGCGCTTGTAGCGCGCCGGCCCTCCGAGCAGATCGTACTCGCGCCGCCCGCAGGCGATCGCGCGGCGAATGGCCTCGGCGTGGATCGCGACGCCGACGCGCACGGTAGCGGGAAGCTT includes the following:
- a CDS encoding alpha/beta hydrolase, with the protein product MTAVGVAMPNSEHTRRRCADAARAWLAWALVLLGSLALGSVAWGRAAEFERRTVDVSGARGSYTMRYWLVGPERSAGHRVYVAASGVMTQADLLRPLARALAQAGAYVVAFDKLGFGSSHHGAGPLDYGHVTDAAHALVRYVAHNLEGELGVPADTPVHFAGLSLGASLVHAVGAERDPFVSGAAALAPPFNGSHPHLDAMLRWGMRADPDVSARWLNAGAGAIASLSQAWAALGRAAWPLRWMQQASTAAVGGTYDLLAPLGFSLPGTEAFRAGELLELAQALHRLPDGLLADLVARVREDRWPSAPQLVPTLTFVGEADGLCPSRNVVAEVQAGRLYDPTLAARTLVLLRGAGHLDAISERWRSVVAELMAAHLDHAAAPPAMRDALAAASARAAKAGHSIVGAVTDPAAGPEETQAALAPLRRILLGR
- a CDS encoding cytochrome P450, whose amino-acid sequence is MLPASRAKTPHQVSGGLPYVGHVVEFGRQPIELMMRGFREHGEIFNLSLAGRTATVLIGPEANEVFFTAPESQLSPREVYRMTVPIFGRGIAYDAEPEVMREQLGFLMPALREEKLHGYAEQMAAETLEHLATWAEEGVVDLVDACTEVTTAISSRCLLGREFREHLSAEISTLYREMERALSPLAFFAPYLPIPLFRRRDQARARMVELIERIIAERRARRAEEDDFLQALMTARYQDGRALTEDEISGLLLTVLFAGHRTSAALAAWTGVLLLQHAHHLPALLEEQLAVHGDDGAISFASLQRLPLLEQVVLEAGRLRPPLVLLMRNVLQDIAYKQYLVPAGQLLVVSPAVSHRDPMTFTDPERFDPERFAAPRQEDQRPFSLITWGGGRHACLGKHFALMQVKALWSLWLRAFEFALLDEHPAPDGPGLVVGPQRPARVHYRRRRRPLSEVVGSD
- a CDS encoding terpene cyclase/mutase family protein, which gives rise to MLIAEAPKGSPKPRPQTLVERASAALDRGVAQLGTRQAADGHWPGDYGGPLFLLPGLLIALYVTGTPLSEHRRRRITAYLWHTQTQVGGWGLHIASPATVFGTALNYVALRLLGVPRSEERLRRARAWLLAQGGAEGVPSWGKFWLALLGVYRWEGVQPVPPELWLLPRQFPLHPSRLWCHTRAVYLPMSYLYGRRFTGPQTPLVAELRDELFTRPWDALDWRALREKVASGDLYQPLTPTLRGLQRVLRLHERRPSALLRKRALTFVADQIRREDESTGYLTIGPVSKALHLVAVWLADPESAAFQRHLERIDDYLWDGADGMKMQGYNGSQLWDTAFAMQALLESGLATQAGPSREVLQRAHAFLDANQVRQDVPERERHFRDATAGAWPFSTAEQGWTVSDCTAEGLKVALRCAPWVDRPLDDDRLRLAVDRLLEQQNADGGWSEYERARGPAWLERLNPAEIFGDIMVGHSYVECTSACVQGLALYRRERPAERAAELARALARGAELIHRRQRADGSWYGGWGICFTYGTWFGVEGLLAAGVSAASPAITRACAFLLGKQRADGGWGESYRSCVEQRWVEEAQTQAVQTAWAVLALLAAAEHGAPESATYRAAAERGVALLLARQRADGGWPQEAIAGVFNRTCMIHYDNYRDVMPLWALGRYVRLAGATLNSGAGGEPCSRT
- a CDS encoding metallophosphoesterase encodes the protein MARYGVIADLHGNLEALQAALAFLDRRGVDAILCLGDVVGYNADPNACVAILRQRGITTIAGNHDRIAVGALGLARCSTIAAHALRRTRRALDASSRAWLDALPTTYAPEPSLLLTHGSVDDVERYLWTPDDVRENQRLLQQDHAGATVCFFGHTHRARLYRGVGPQVIELAPSGELTLPPAPNAIYFINPGALDAARKVAGDRWAELALFDSARAVLTFCRLRYDHAASERKAARSGYRLGAMRQGSGWVRGMPGRLLGLGGRRLRALWRRWAGSAPRPQR
- a CDS encoding ATP-grasp domain-containing protein, translating into MTTKAVVPAVVFGDMALVRPLALAGIPAILASTDPRDLARHSRHVVDFWPLPGLEGGAAALSARLLVEAAAPYVARYGRRLPVLYGSDESQSFVYAQRERLATGFSLLLQSDGLGEALLDKWRFAALARERGLLTPRTLATAEDLAQHLDDLRPPLLIKPKRKVDWAAMQRELFGGTGKARTFRDAAALRADPIFRRHHDALVVQEYIPGGEARLFSFHGFADAASELLAWFCGRKVRTYPRTIGESALIELVERPALAALGRSLVARLGLCGPFKIDLIQDERSDAYYMLEVNARSSLWHYLGAVHGVNLPAIAHRYLTGGEPGTAPMASAPRRRWVSAYRDYKAFRELQASGELSAAQWLRSLAERPLIFEAFAWDDPLPALAWAADFARGRLRRSWDRWRATG